One genomic region from Leifsonia poae encodes:
- the ctaD gene encoding aa3-type cytochrome oxidase subunit I yields the protein MTTTAPAPAATTAPAPQAAAPLGSSTVERKGNILVNYITSTDHKTIGYMYLITSFIYFLIGGVMALIIRAQLFEPGLEVVQTKEQYNQLFTMHGTIMLLMFATPLFAGFVNVLMPLQIGAPDVAFPRLNALAYWFYSFGSLIAVAGFLTPQGAASFGWFAYAPLSSTTFSPGIGGNLWVVGLALSGFGTILGAVNFITTIITMRAPGMTMFRMPIFTWNALVTSILVLMAFPVLAAALFGLAADRVFDAHIYDAANGGALLWQHLFWFFGHPEVYIIALPFFGIVSEIFPVFSRKPIFGYKTLIYATISIAALSVTVWAHHMYVTGSVLLPWFSLMTMLIAVPTGVKIFNWIGTMWRGSLTFESPMLWSIGFLITFTFGGLTGVILASPPLDFHVSDTYFVVAHFHYVVFGTVVFAMFAGFYFWWPKWTGKMLNDRLGKWHFWLLFIGFHTTFLVQHWLGVVGMPRRYATYLPSDGFTWMNQLSSVGAAILAISMIPFFVNVYLTARNAPKVTVNDPWGYGRSLEWATSCPPPRHNFTSIPRIRSESPAFDLNHPEAGIPIGVGGGKDAPDSPVLDLADDKVK from the coding sequence ATGACGACGACAGCACCGGCTCCCGCGGCGACCACCGCGCCCGCGCCTCAGGCGGCAGCGCCGCTCGGCTCGAGCACTGTGGAGCGCAAGGGCAACATCCTCGTGAACTACATCACGTCGACCGACCACAAGACGATCGGGTACATGTACCTGATCACGTCGTTCATCTACTTCCTCATCGGCGGCGTGATGGCACTCATCATCCGCGCCCAGCTCTTCGAGCCGGGTCTGGAGGTCGTCCAGACGAAAGAGCAGTACAACCAGCTGTTCACCATGCACGGCACGATCATGCTGCTGATGTTCGCGACGCCACTGTTCGCCGGCTTCGTGAACGTGCTGATGCCGCTGCAGATCGGTGCACCCGATGTGGCGTTCCCCCGGTTGAACGCGTTGGCCTACTGGTTCTACTCGTTCGGTAGCCTCATCGCCGTCGCCGGCTTCCTCACCCCGCAGGGTGCCGCCTCGTTCGGTTGGTTCGCCTACGCGCCGCTCTCGAGTACGACGTTCTCACCCGGTATCGGAGGCAACCTCTGGGTGGTGGGACTGGCCCTCTCCGGTTTCGGAACCATCCTCGGTGCGGTCAACTTCATCACCACGATCATCACGATGCGTGCGCCCGGTATGACCATGTTCCGCATGCCGATCTTCACCTGGAACGCGCTCGTCACCTCGATCCTCGTGCTGATGGCGTTCCCGGTGCTGGCGGCCGCGCTGTTCGGCCTCGCTGCCGACCGTGTGTTCGACGCGCACATCTACGACGCGGCGAACGGCGGAGCGCTGCTGTGGCAGCACCTGTTCTGGTTCTTCGGCCACCCCGAGGTCTACATCATCGCGCTCCCGTTCTTCGGAATCGTCTCGGAGATCTTCCCGGTCTTCAGCCGCAAGCCGATCTTCGGGTACAAGACCCTCATCTACGCGACGATCTCGATCGCGGCCCTCTCCGTCACGGTGTGGGCGCACCACATGTACGTGACCGGCTCGGTGCTGCTGCCCTGGTTCTCGCTGATGACCATGCTCATCGCGGTTCCGACCGGCGTGAAGATCTTCAACTGGATCGGCACGATGTGGCGCGGTTCGCTCACCTTCGAATCGCCGATGCTGTGGTCGATCGGCTTCCTCATCACGTTCACCTTCGGTGGCCTCACCGGAGTGATCCTCGCCTCGCCGCCGCTCGACTTCCACGTCTCCGACACGTACTTCGTCGTCGCCCACTTCCACTACGTCGTCTTCGGCACCGTCGTGTTCGCGATGTTCGCCGGCTTCTACTTCTGGTGGCCCAAGTGGACGGGCAAGATGCTGAACGACAGGCTGGGCAAGTGGCACTTCTGGCTGCTGTTCATCGGCTTCCACACCACGTTCCTCGTGCAGCACTGGCTCGGCGTCGTCGGCATGCCCCGTCGGTACGCCACCTATCTGCCGAGCGACGGTTTCACCTGGATGAATCAGCTCTCCTCTGTCGGCGCCGCAATCCTGGCGATCTCGATGATCCCGTTCTTCGTGAACGTGTACCTGACGGCGCGCAACGCTCCCAAGGTCACGGTCAACGACCCCTGGGGCTACGGCCGTTCGCTCGAGTGGGCGACCAGCTGCCCGCCGCCGCGCCACAACTTCACGTCGATCCCGCGCATCCGTAGCGAGTCGCCCGCGTTCGACCTGAACCACCCCGAAGCCGGTATCCCCATCGGCGTCGGCGGCGGCAAGGACGCCCCGGACAGCCCCGTTCTCGACCTCGCAGACGACAAGGTGAAGTAG
- the ctaC gene encoding aa3-type cytochrome oxidase subunit II, which yields MRHNRRLRWAAIPIAATLAIVLAGCTQAQLNGFLPGFVEGKEPVTNHTERVSGLWVTSWLVLLIVGVIVWGLIIFAVIVYRRRKGQTGLPVQMRYNMPIEIFYTIVPLILVLGFFAFTARDQDAIEKPYAHPDLTIQVYAKQWAWDFNYTNDDVYDPGIQVQPDDSSATPGAVQEGEIPTLYLPENKKITILLDSRDVIHSFWVPAMLYKKDIIPGQTNKMYFETTGRTGTFVGKCAELCGEYHSAMLFNLKIVPQAEYEAHIKSLRDQGYEGQLGSEYDRNTNLPGTGAPKGNE from the coding sequence GTGCGTCACAATCGCCGTCTCCGATGGGCTGCTATCCCGATCGCAGCGACACTCGCAATCGTCCTTGCGGGCTGCACGCAGGCCCAGCTGAACGGATTCCTGCCCGGCTTCGTCGAAGGCAAAGAGCCCGTCACCAACCACACGGAGCGGGTCAGCGGCCTCTGGGTCACCAGCTGGCTGGTGCTTCTGATCGTCGGCGTGATCGTCTGGGGCCTGATCATCTTCGCGGTGATCGTGTACCGCCGCCGCAAGGGTCAGACCGGACTCCCTGTGCAGATGCGCTACAACATGCCGATCGAGATCTTCTACACGATCGTGCCGCTCATCCTGGTTCTCGGATTCTTCGCCTTCACCGCCCGTGACCAGGATGCGATCGAGAAGCCGTACGCGCATCCCGACCTCACCATCCAGGTCTACGCGAAGCAGTGGGCGTGGGACTTCAACTACACGAACGACGATGTGTACGACCCGGGCATCCAGGTTCAGCCGGACGACTCGAGCGCGACGCCCGGTGCGGTTCAAGAGGGGGAGATCCCCACCCTGTATCTGCCGGAGAACAAGAAGATCACCATTCTGCTCGACTCCCGAGATGTGATCCACTCGTTCTGGGTTCCCGCGATGCTCTACAAGAAAGACATCATCCCGGGCCAGACCAACAAGATGTACTTCGAGACGACGGGCCGCACCGGCACCTTCGTCGGCAAGTGCGCCGAGCTCTGCGGCGAGTATCACTCGGCCATGCTCTTCAATCTGAAGATCGTGCCGCAGGCGGAATACGAGGCCCACATCAAGAGCCTGCGCGACCAGGGGTACGAGGGCCAGCTCGGCTCCGAGTACGACCGCAACACCAACCTGCCCGGCACGGGCGCTCCCAAGGGTAACGAGTAG
- the erpA gene encoding iron-sulfur cluster insertion protein ErpA — MTDTTLTASKAHGVGLTDTAATKVRTLLEQEGRDDLRLRVAVQPGGCSGLIYQLYFDERMLDGDATVDFDGVEVIVDKMSVPYLDGASIDFEDTIQKQGFTIDNPNAGGSCACGDSFH, encoded by the coding sequence ATGACCGACACAACACTGACCGCCTCGAAGGCGCACGGCGTCGGGCTCACCGACACCGCCGCCACCAAGGTCCGCACCCTGCTCGAGCAGGAGGGCCGCGACGACCTGCGTCTGCGCGTCGCCGTCCAGCCCGGTGGATGCTCCGGCCTGATCTACCAGCTGTACTTCGACGAGCGCATGCTCGACGGCGATGCGACGGTCGATTTCGACGGCGTCGAGGTGATCGTCGACAAGATGAGCGTTCCGTACCTCGACGGCGCCTCGATCGACTTCGAAGACACCATCCAGAAGCAGGGGTTCACCATCGACAACCCCAACGCGGGCGGAAGCTGCGCCTGTGGGGACTCGTTCCACTGA
- a CDS encoding dipeptidase, whose product MTNHQLASPTESAEAEARIRAGVEQGLPSAIADLGALVRLPSVSWSAFDPAQVAASAAAVAGLLEATGAFESVSIRQAPIGGGAELGQPAVLATRAARNGRPTVLLYAHHDVQPPGKDEDWQTRPFEPTVRGDRLYGRGAADDKAGVMAHVASVRALVGALGPDFDLGLAVFIEGEEEFGSRSFANFLDQNKAELKADVIVVADSDNVDIDTPALTVSLRGNVTFKLTVSTLAHASHSGMFGGAAPDAMLAMVRLLATLHDEDGSVAVDGLTERTDAAEPPVRSEEQFREEAALLDGVTSIGTGPILSRMWSKPTVTVTGIDAPSVANASNTLLPSVAVRISARVAPGQAASDAYKALERHLRANAPFGAHLEIDDVDTGDAFLVDTDGWAASEAKRAMTDAWGKDAVETGVGGSIPFIADLVREFPDAQILVTGVEDPDTRAHSPNESLHLGVFKRAILAEALLLARLDRRSE is encoded by the coding sequence ATGACGAACCATCAACTTGCGTCCCCCACCGAATCCGCAGAAGCCGAGGCGCGCATCCGCGCCGGGGTCGAGCAGGGTCTGCCGTCCGCGATCGCGGATCTGGGGGCGCTCGTCCGTCTCCCTTCGGTGTCGTGGTCTGCCTTCGATCCGGCGCAGGTCGCGGCCAGCGCCGCCGCGGTCGCCGGTCTGCTCGAGGCGACCGGTGCGTTCGAGAGCGTCAGCATCCGGCAGGCCCCGATCGGCGGTGGGGCCGAGCTCGGGCAGCCGGCGGTTCTCGCCACGCGAGCCGCGCGGAACGGTCGGCCGACCGTGCTCCTCTACGCGCACCACGATGTGCAGCCCCCGGGCAAGGATGAGGACTGGCAGACCCGGCCGTTCGAGCCGACCGTGCGCGGTGACCGCCTCTACGGGCGCGGTGCGGCCGACGACAAGGCGGGTGTGATGGCGCATGTCGCGAGCGTGCGCGCGCTGGTCGGCGCGCTCGGACCGGACTTCGATCTGGGGCTCGCCGTCTTCATCGAGGGGGAGGAGGAGTTCGGCTCCCGCTCGTTCGCGAACTTCCTCGACCAGAACAAGGCCGAGCTGAAAGCCGATGTGATCGTCGTCGCCGACTCGGACAACGTCGATATCGACACGCCGGCCCTCACCGTCTCGCTGCGCGGGAACGTGACCTTCAAGCTCACCGTCTCAACCCTCGCGCACGCTTCGCACTCCGGGATGTTCGGTGGCGCGGCCCCGGATGCGATGCTCGCCATGGTCAGACTGCTTGCCACCCTGCACGACGAGGACGGCTCGGTCGCCGTCGACGGTTTGACGGAGCGCACCGATGCCGCCGAGCCGCCCGTGCGTTCGGAGGAGCAATTCCGGGAGGAGGCCGCTCTGCTCGACGGTGTGACCTCGATCGGCACCGGACCCATCCTGTCGCGGATGTGGTCGAAGCCGACGGTGACCGTCACGGGCATCGACGCACCCAGCGTCGCCAACGCCTCCAACACTCTGCTGCCGAGCGTTGCCGTGCGCATCAGCGCGCGGGTCGCCCCTGGGCAGGCCGCGTCCGACGCTTACAAAGCGCTCGAACGGCACCTTCGCGCCAATGCGCCGTTCGGCGCGCACCTCGAGATCGACGACGTCGACACCGGGGACGCCTTCCTCGTCGACACCGACGGCTGGGCGGCCTCCGAGGCCAAGCGGGCGATGACGGATGCGTGGGGCAAAGACGCGGTCGAGACCGGCGTCGGCGGGTCCATCCCGTTCATCGCCGACCTCGTGCGCGAGTTCCCCGACGCACAGATCCTGGTGACCGGGGTCGAAGACCCCGACACCCGCGCGCACAGCCCCAACGAATCGCTCCACCTCGGTGTTTTCAAGCGGGCGATCCTGGCGGAGGCCCTGCTGCTGGCTCGCCTCGATCGACGATCGGAATGA
- a CDS encoding DUF3043 domain-containing protein, translated as MAKRDNPDTSDAADHVIETAEETAERLAQGKGAPTPTRREQEAARKRPLVPTDRKEAARQARAKTTEAREKARVGMAAGDDRYLTARDKGPQRRYVRDYVDARFNIGEFLIPVMLLVIVLSFLPGYFQVYGLLALWGFFLVAVIDCFILGFLVRRKLGAKFGVSKVERGVRWYAAMRALQLRVIRLPKPQVKRGQFPS; from the coding sequence TTGGCAAAACGAGACAACCCGGACACCAGTGACGCGGCAGACCACGTCATTGAGACCGCAGAAGAGACCGCCGAGCGGCTGGCGCAGGGCAAGGGCGCCCCGACGCCGACCCGTCGCGAGCAGGAAGCCGCTCGAAAGCGGCCTCTGGTGCCCACCGATCGCAAGGAGGCCGCACGCCAGGCGCGTGCGAAGACCACCGAGGCCAGGGAGAAGGCGCGCGTCGGCATGGCCGCCGGCGACGACCGCTACCTCACGGCCCGTGACAAGGGCCCACAGCGGCGTTATGTGCGCGACTACGTCGACGCGCGGTTCAACATCGGCGAGTTCCTCATCCCCGTGATGCTGCTGGTGATCGTGCTCTCATTCCTGCCCGGATACTTCCAGGTGTACGGGCTGCTCGCGCTGTGGGGGTTCTTCCTCGTCGCGGTGATCGACTGCTTCATCCTCGGCTTCCTCGTGCGCCGCAAGCTCGGCGCGAAGTTCGGCGTCTCGAAGGTGGAACGCGGCGTGCGCTGGTACGCGGCGATGCGCGCCCTGCAGTTGCGCGTCATCCGTCTGCCGAAGCCGCAGGTCAAGCGCGGCCAGTTCCCCAGCTGA
- a CDS encoding ribonuclease HI family protein produces the protein MTIVAAADGSALGNPGPAGWAWYVDDATWAAGGWPHGTNNQGELMAVVDLLESTAHVDDDLRILCDSQYVINAVTKWMPGWKRKGWRKADGSPVLNRELLERLDRATQGRRYTFEWVKGHAGHDLNEAADVRARAVATAYQNDAPIPIGPGWPGAIRADANGEVIEGPHAGAPTQSDVTSVPAATAVELDLFGDDLLADESDAEIVTRLERELQEVAVRADSSRVAAILHPAFEEIGRSGRLWGRDATLQALAAEEDPSPVTFEVLGVDRVAGDTILLTTRTTDARGSALRSSLWLRTDGRWRIRFHQGTPEAE, from the coding sequence GTGACGATCGTCGCAGCAGCGGACGGCTCCGCACTCGGCAACCCCGGTCCCGCCGGATGGGCGTGGTACGTGGATGACGCCACCTGGGCGGCCGGTGGCTGGCCGCACGGCACCAACAATCAGGGCGAGCTCATGGCGGTGGTCGACCTGCTCGAATCGACCGCCCACGTCGACGACGATCTCCGCATCCTCTGCGATAGCCAGTACGTCATCAACGCGGTCACCAAATGGATGCCCGGGTGGAAGCGCAAAGGCTGGCGCAAGGCCGACGGCTCCCCCGTTCTCAACCGGGAGCTGCTCGAACGCCTCGATCGCGCCACCCAGGGGCGCCGATACACCTTCGAGTGGGTCAAAGGGCACGCCGGCCACGACCTCAACGAGGCGGCGGATGTGCGAGCCCGAGCCGTGGCCACCGCTTACCAGAACGACGCCCCGATCCCGATCGGCCCGGGCTGGCCAGGCGCGATCCGTGCCGACGCGAACGGGGAGGTCATCGAGGGCCCCCATGCCGGCGCCCCCACACAGTCCGACGTGACCTCGGTGCCGGCTGCGACCGCGGTCGAGCTCGACCTTTTCGGCGACGACCTGCTCGCCGACGAATCCGACGCCGAGATCGTGACCCGCCTGGAACGCGAGCTCCAAGAGGTGGCCGTGCGAGCGGACTCCTCACGGGTCGCCGCGATTCTGCACCCGGCCTTCGAGGAGATCGGCCGCTCGGGCCGGCTCTGGGGGCGTGATGCGACGCTGCAGGCGCTGGCGGCCGAAGAAGACCCGTCTCCGGTCACTTTCGAGGTGCTGGGCGTCGACCGTGTCGCCGGAGACACCATTCTCCTGACGACCCGCACGACGGATGCCCGTGGCAGCGCCCTCCGCAGCTCGCTGTGGCTGCGCACGGACGGGCGCTGGCGCATCCGGTTCCACCAGGGGACACCCGAGGCCGAATAG
- a CDS encoding quinone-dependent dihydroorotate dehydrogenase, with product MYRTLFTLVLSKLDPERAHHLAFLVIRALPALGFGRLVRRFTRPDPSLAVDALGLRFDSPFGVAAGFDKDGEGVIGLGQLGFGHVEVGTLTAQAQPGNEKPRLFRLIPDRAVINRMGFNNHGANAAASRLATTAAKRVRPVLGINIGKSRVVAVEDATADYLDSARALAPVADYLVVNVSSPNTPGLRGLQELDLLAPLLEAVKGVAGGTPLLVKIAPDLTDDQVQKIAELVVRIGLAGIIATNTTISREGLRTDSAVVETAGAGGLSGAPLAARSLEVLRLIRSQVPAELCVISVGGVETAADVRARLDAGATLVQGYTAFLYLGPLWARQINRGLANR from the coding sequence ATGTATCGCACACTCTTCACCCTCGTCCTCTCGAAGCTCGACCCTGAGCGCGCACACCACCTGGCGTTCCTCGTCATCCGGGCGCTCCCGGCCCTCGGCTTCGGTCGCCTCGTCCGCCGTTTCACCCGGCCCGATCCCTCGCTGGCGGTCGACGCGCTCGGTCTCCGCTTCGATTCACCGTTCGGTGTCGCGGCCGGTTTCGACAAAGACGGCGAGGGCGTCATCGGTCTCGGCCAACTCGGCTTCGGCCACGTCGAGGTCGGCACGCTCACCGCTCAGGCTCAGCCGGGCAACGAGAAGCCCCGGCTGTTCCGTCTGATCCCGGATCGTGCCGTCATCAACCGGATGGGATTCAACAACCACGGTGCGAACGCTGCGGCGTCGCGTCTCGCCACGACAGCGGCCAAACGGGTTCGACCGGTGCTGGGCATTAACATCGGCAAGAGCCGTGTCGTCGCGGTCGAGGATGCGACGGCCGACTACCTCGACAGCGCGCGCGCTCTCGCCCCCGTTGCCGACTATCTGGTGGTCAACGTGAGCTCGCCGAACACGCCGGGTCTCCGCGGTCTGCAAGAGCTCGATCTGCTCGCGCCGCTGCTGGAGGCGGTGAAGGGTGTCGCCGGCGGTACCCCACTGCTGGTGAAGATCGCGCCCGACCTCACCGACGACCAGGTGCAGAAGATCGCCGAGCTGGTGGTGCGGATCGGCCTGGCCGGCATCATCGCGACGAACACCACGATCTCCCGCGAGGGGCTGCGAACCGATTCGGCCGTCGTCGAGACGGCCGGAGCCGGCGGGCTCTCGGGTGCGCCGCTCGCCGCTCGTTCGCTGGAGGTGCTGCGGCTGATCCGTTCGCAGGTGCCCGCCGAGCTGTGTGTGATCTCGGTCGGCGGGGTCGAGACGGCGGCGGATGTGCGGGCACGCCTCGACGCGGGAGCCACTCTGGTGCAGGGCTACACCGCATTCCTCTACCTCGGCCCGCTCTGGGCGCGACAGATCAACCGCGGGCTCGCGAACCGCTGA
- the nrdR gene encoding transcriptional regulator NrdR, translating into MFCPFCRHPDSRVIDSRTSDDGLSIRRRRQCPECGRRFSTTETASLSVIKRSGVAEPFSREKIVLGVRKACQGRPVTDSDLAVLAQKVEETIRSTGASQIEANDIGLAILPPLRELDEVAYLRFASVYQAFSSLDDFDDAIRQLRIEHHSTPVDAEA; encoded by the coding sequence ATGTTCTGCCCCTTTTGCCGCCACCCGGATTCCCGTGTCATCGACTCGCGCACCAGTGATGACGGCCTCTCCATCCGCCGTCGCCGGCAGTGCCCGGAGTGCGGCCGCCGGTTCAGCACGACGGAGACCGCCAGCCTCAGCGTGATCAAGCGCAGCGGGGTCGCGGAGCCGTTCAGCCGGGAGAAGATCGTGCTCGGCGTGCGCAAGGCGTGCCAGGGCCGGCCGGTCACTGACTCCGATCTGGCAGTGCTTGCGCAGAAGGTGGAAGAGACCATCCGCTCCACCGGCGCTTCGCAGATCGAGGCGAACGACATCGGCCTCGCCATCCTGCCGCCGCTGCGCGAGCTCGACGAGGTGGCCTACCTGCGTTTCGCGAGTGTCTACCAGGCCTTCAGCTCGCTCGATGACTTCGACGACGCCATTCGTCAATTGCGCATCGAGCACCACAGCACGCCGGTCGACGCGGAGGCGTGA
- the hisD gene encoding histidinol dehydrogenase, producing MMQTTDLRGIQPTRAAFARSLPRPVVDVSTAMVVAAQLIDEVKERGAAALAEQSEKFDGVVPESVRVPQADIDAAVLALPADVREALESVIARVRQATAAQVPAPAETVIGPGATIVQRWQPVERAGLYVPGGKAVYPSSVVMSVVPAQVAGVASIALVSPPQREFGGAVHPTILGAAGLLGIDEVYAMGGAGAIGALAWGVPDLDLEPVQVITGPGNIYVAAAKRVVRGLVGIDAEAGTTEILVIADATADARFVAADLVSQAEHDEAAASLLVTDSAEFADRVAAELATVAANTKHAERVRTALSGPQSAIVLVDDLTAAAAFSNAYGPEHLEIQTRDDDAVLAAIENAGAIFLGPDSPVSLGDYLAGSNHVLPTGGQARFSSGLGAYSFLRPQQVIRYDRAALGEAADRIVALSTAEDLPAHGEAVTARFPR from the coding sequence ATGATGCAGACCACAGATCTCCGCGGAATCCAGCCTACACGCGCCGCCTTCGCCCGCTCGCTCCCGCGGCCCGTCGTCGACGTATCGACGGCGATGGTCGTCGCCGCCCAGCTCATCGACGAAGTGAAGGAGCGGGGTGCTGCCGCGCTCGCGGAACAGTCGGAGAAGTTCGACGGCGTCGTCCCCGAGTCGGTTCGCGTGCCGCAGGCCGATATCGACGCCGCAGTGCTCGCGCTTCCTGCCGACGTGCGAGAAGCGCTCGAATCGGTCATCGCGCGCGTTCGTCAGGCGACGGCCGCGCAGGTGCCGGCGCCGGCCGAGACGGTCATCGGGCCCGGGGCGACGATCGTGCAGCGCTGGCAACCGGTCGAGCGTGCCGGTCTCTACGTTCCAGGCGGCAAAGCCGTCTACCCCTCGAGCGTCGTGATGAGCGTCGTGCCGGCACAGGTGGCCGGCGTGGCGTCCATCGCCCTCGTCAGCCCGCCGCAGCGCGAGTTCGGCGGAGCGGTGCACCCGACGATCCTCGGAGCGGCCGGTCTGCTCGGCATCGACGAGGTCTATGCCATGGGCGGCGCCGGAGCCATCGGTGCGCTCGCGTGGGGCGTCCCCGACCTCGATCTCGAACCCGTGCAGGTCATCACCGGTCCTGGCAACATCTACGTGGCTGCGGCCAAGCGGGTCGTGCGGGGTCTGGTCGGGATCGATGCGGAAGCGGGGACCACCGAGATCCTCGTCATCGCGGATGCGACGGCCGATGCCCGGTTCGTCGCCGCCGACCTGGTGAGCCAGGCCGAGCACGACGAGGCCGCCGCATCGCTGCTGGTCACCGACAGTGCGGAGTTCGCCGATCGGGTCGCCGCCGAGCTGGCCACCGTCGCCGCGAACACCAAGCACGCGGAGCGCGTCCGCACAGCCCTCTCTGGCCCGCAGTCGGCGATCGTGCTGGTCGACGATCTCACAGCCGCCGCTGCGTTCAGCAACGCCTACGGTCCCGAGCACCTCGAGATCCAGACCCGCGACGACGACGCCGTGCTGGCCGCGATCGAGAACGCCGGAGCCATCTTCCTCGGGCCCGACTCCCCGGTGAGTCTCGGCGACTACCTCGCCGGCTCCAACCACGTGCTCCCCACCGGCGGTCAGGCGCGGTTCTCCTCCGGGCTCGGCGCCTACTCGTTCCTGCGTCCGCAGCAGGTCATTCGCTATGACCGCGCCGCTCTCGGCGAGGCCGCCGACCGGATCGTCGCGCTGTCGACGGCCGAGGATCTTCCCGCGCACGGCGAGGCGGTCACAGCGCGTTTTCCGCGCTGA
- a CDS encoding flavin reductase family protein yields the protein MNEAALPQDARPIDSVEPDVTPDLAAFRHAFRRHAAGVAIITAQQPDGSPVGFTATSLASLAAVPPLATFNIARSASSWPAIAETDRVVIHMLGVRNRAVAEKLAGDNALRFDGDHWYRGPHGLPVIKDVTSWMVGRIVERIPVHNNAVVVVQIEDGAVGEDDEALLYHERRYLTPGTLA from the coding sequence ATGAATGAAGCAGCCCTGCCCCAGGACGCTCGGCCGATCGACAGCGTCGAGCCCGACGTGACCCCGGACCTCGCCGCCTTCCGTCACGCCTTCCGCCGTCACGCGGCCGGCGTCGCCATCATCACGGCACAGCAGCCCGACGGCAGCCCGGTCGGCTTCACGGCCACCTCCCTCGCCTCGCTCGCGGCCGTCCCGCCGCTCGCGACCTTCAACATCGCCCGCTCCGCCTCCAGCTGGCCGGCCATCGCCGAAACCGATCGCGTCGTCATCCACATGCTCGGAGTGCGCAACCGCGCGGTGGCAGAGAAGCTCGCCGGCGACAACGCTCTCCGCTTCGACGGAGACCACTGGTACCGCGGCCCCCACGGTCTCCCTGTCATCAAAGACGTGACCAGCTGGATGGTCGGCCGGATCGTCGAGCGCATCCCCGTGCACAACAACGCGGTCGTCGTGGTGCAGATCGAAGACGGCGCCGTCGGCGAGGATGACGAGGCGCTGCTGTACCACGAGCGCCGCTACCTCACCCCCGGCACCCTCGCCTGA